One region of Streptomyces sp. CG4 genomic DNA includes:
- a CDS encoding SAM-dependent methyltransferase: MPDNGWPADRIDTENAHSARIYDYILGGKDYYPADQEAGDAMAREWPALPVHMRANRDWMNRAVRWLAEEAGMRQFLDIGTGIPTSPNLHEIAQAVTPESRVVYVDNDPIVLTLSQGLLASSPEGRTSYIEADFRDPAAILDAPELRETLDLDQPVALTVIAIVHFMLDADDAVGVVRRLLEPLPSGSHLAMSIGTAEFAPDEVGRVAREYAARNMPMRLRTLDEAHAFFEGLQLVEPGIVQVHKWHPDGTGEQGIRDEDIAMYGAVARKP; this comes from the coding sequence TTGCCCGACAACGGATGGCCGGCCGACCGGATCGACACCGAGAACGCCCACTCAGCCCGCATCTACGACTACATACTCGGCGGCAAGGACTACTACCCCGCCGACCAGGAGGCGGGCGACGCCATGGCCCGTGAGTGGCCCGCGCTCCCGGTCCACATGCGCGCCAACCGCGACTGGATGAACCGCGCCGTGCGCTGGCTCGCCGAGGAAGCCGGCATGCGCCAGTTCCTGGACATCGGCACCGGCATACCGACCTCGCCCAACCTGCACGAGATCGCCCAGGCCGTGACCCCCGAGTCCCGGGTCGTCTACGTCGACAACGACCCGATCGTCCTCACCCTCTCCCAGGGCCTGCTGGCCAGCTCGCCCGAGGGCCGCACCTCCTACATCGAGGCCGACTTCCGCGACCCGGCGGCCATCCTGGACGCCCCGGAGCTGCGCGAGACCCTGGACCTGGACCAGCCGGTGGCCCTCACGGTCATCGCCATCGTCCACTTCATGCTCGACGCGGACGACGCGGTGGGTGTCGTCCGCCGCTTGCTGGAGCCGCTGCCGTCGGGCAGCCATCTGGCGATGTCCATCGGCACCGCCGAGTTCGCGCCCGACGAGGTGGGCCGGGTCGCCCGCGAGTACGCGGCCCGCAACATGCCGATGCGGCTGCGCACCCTCGACGAGGCCCACGCGTTCTTCGAGGGCCTTCAGCTGGTCGAGCCGGGCATCGTCCAGGTGCACAAGTGGCACCCCGACGGCACCGGCGAACAGGGCATCCGCGACGAGGACATCGCGATGTACGGCGCGGTCGCCCGCAAGCCCTGA
- a CDS encoding helix-turn-helix transcriptional regulator, with protein MTAETDWGGAPSVLRMILGRQLEELRTRAGLSYDEAGAAIGVSHSTIRRMEAAKVARLRLADAEKLLQVYGVSDQDEIDTFLQSVREANKRGWWHTYRDVMPDWFAAYLSLEQAALQIRAYENQFVHGLLQTEDYARALLGAESPHAAAEATERRVALRMRRQELLAREAPPRLWVLMDETALRWPVGGPEVMRAQIDHLIEVNRLPHVTLQLMPFAHGPHPALRAGAYHLFRFRARELPDIVYLNGLVGAVYLDKADDVVVYREALDRLGAQAAPAKKTESLLGAIRKEL; from the coding sequence ATGACCGCGGAGACCGACTGGGGCGGCGCCCCCTCCGTCCTGCGTATGATCCTCGGCCGGCAACTGGAGGAGCTGCGTACCCGCGCCGGCCTCAGCTACGACGAGGCGGGCGCCGCCATCGGCGTCAGCCACTCCACGATCCGCCGCATGGAGGCCGCCAAAGTGGCCCGGCTGCGGCTCGCGGACGCCGAGAAGCTGCTCCAGGTCTACGGCGTCAGCGACCAGGACGAGATCGACACCTTCCTGCAGTCCGTGCGCGAGGCCAACAAGCGGGGCTGGTGGCACACCTACCGCGATGTGATGCCCGACTGGTTCGCCGCCTACCTCAGCCTGGAACAGGCCGCGTTGCAGATCCGCGCCTACGAGAACCAGTTCGTGCACGGCCTGTTGCAGACCGAGGACTATGCGCGCGCCCTGCTCGGCGCCGAGAGTCCGCACGCCGCCGCCGAGGCCACCGAACGCCGGGTCGCGCTGCGCATGCGCCGCCAGGAGCTGCTGGCCCGCGAGGCGCCGCCCCGGCTGTGGGTGCTGATGGACGAGACCGCGCTGCGCTGGCCGGTCGGCGGACCCGAGGTGATGCGGGCGCAGATCGACCACCTGATCGAGGTCAACCGGCTGCCGCACGTCACCCTGCAGCTCATGCCGTTCGCCCACGGCCCGCACCCGGCGCTGCGGGCGGGCGCCTACCACCTCTTCCGGTTCCGGGCCCGCGAACTGCCCGACATCGTCTACCTCAACGGCCTGGTCGGTGCCGTCTACCTCGACAAGGCCGACGACGTCGTGGTGTACCGGGAGGCGCTGGACCGGCTCGGCGCCCAGGCCGCGCCCGCCAAGAAGACCGAATCCCTGCTCGGCGCGATCCGCAAGGAGCTGTGA